A region from the Curtobacterium sp. MCBA15_012 genome encodes:
- a CDS encoding NUDIX hydrolase family protein: MASLRTPDPDSGWLSDEELANIRRRLPICYVEALPVRLDGLGVVTEVGVLLRVSPSGSIARTLVSGRVMFGESIRTALFRHLEKDLGPMAFPQLPASPTPFTVAEYFPLPGASVFTDERQHAISLAYVVPVTGTCEPRQDALELTWMSPMEAASGAVAEEMEGGRGTLLRAGLASVGALH, encoded by the coding sequence ATGGCCTCGCTGCGCACCCCCGACCCCGACTCCGGCTGGCTGTCCGACGAGGAGCTCGCGAACATCCGCCGTCGGCTGCCCATCTGCTACGTCGAGGCCCTGCCCGTCCGGCTCGACGGCCTCGGCGTCGTGACCGAGGTCGGGGTGCTCCTGCGCGTCTCGCCGAGCGGGTCGATCGCCCGCACGCTCGTCTCCGGCCGCGTGATGTTCGGCGAGTCGATCCGGACCGCACTGTTCCGGCACCTCGAGAAGGACCTCGGTCCGATGGCCTTCCCGCAGCTGCCGGCGAGCCCGACCCCCTTCACGGTGGCCGAGTACTTCCCGCTGCCCGGCGCCTCGGTGTTCACCGACGAGCGACAGCACGCGATCTCGCTCGCCTACGTCGTCCCGGTCACGGGCACGTGCGAGCCGCGCCAGGACGCACTCGAGCTCACGTGGATGAGCCCGATGGAGGCGGCGTCCGGCGCCGTCGCCGAGGAGATGGAGGGAGGCCGCGGCACCCTGCTCCGCGCCGGCCTCGCCTCCGTCGGCGCCCTGCACTGA
- a CDS encoding Fpg/Nei family DNA glycosylase, whose translation MPEGDTVFRAARRLHTALAGKVLTRSDFRVPAYATLDLVGRTVDEVVPRGKHLLHRIGDLTVHSHLKMEGRWDVYAPGERWRRPAHQARAVLDAEDVSTVGFTLGVLEVVPRDQESEVVGHLGPDLLGPDWDADVALANLTADPARPVGLALLDQRVLAGLGNVYRNELCFLRGVLPTRPVGQVPDPARVIALASRLILANRDRNARVTTGVDRPGRRFWVYGRAGKPCLRCGTPIRHGELGDSELTLRDTYWCPRCQT comes from the coding sequence GTGCCCGAGGGTGACACCGTCTTCCGCGCGGCCCGACGCCTGCACACCGCGCTCGCGGGCAAGGTGCTGACGCGCTCCGACTTCCGTGTGCCGGCGTACGCGACGCTCGACCTCGTCGGCCGCACCGTCGACGAGGTGGTCCCCCGCGGCAAGCACCTGCTCCACCGGATCGGCGACCTGACCGTGCACTCGCACCTCAAGATGGAGGGTCGGTGGGACGTCTACGCGCCCGGCGAACGCTGGCGCCGGCCGGCGCACCAGGCGCGCGCGGTCCTCGACGCGGAGGACGTCTCGACCGTCGGCTTCACGCTCGGCGTCCTCGAGGTCGTGCCGCGCGACCAGGAGTCCGAGGTCGTCGGGCACCTCGGGCCGGACCTGCTCGGTCCGGACTGGGACGCCGACGTCGCGCTCGCGAACCTCACGGCCGACCCCGCGCGGCCCGTCGGCCTGGCGTTGCTCGACCAGCGGGTGCTCGCCGGGCTCGGCAACGTCTACCGCAACGAGCTCTGCTTCCTGCGCGGGGTGCTGCCCACGCGACCGGTCGGCCAGGTTCCGGACCCGGCACGGGTCATCGCGTTGGCGAGCCGGCTCATCCTGGCGAACCGGGACCGGAACGCCCGCGTGACGACCGGCGTCGACCGGCCCGGACGACGGTTCTGGGTGTACGGCCGGGCGGGCAAGCCGTGCCTGCGGTGCGGGACGCCGATCCGGCACGGCGAGCTCGGCGACTCCGAGCTGACGCTGCGGGACACCTACTGGTGCCCGCGCTGCCAGACCTGA
- a CDS encoding LysR family transcriptional regulator ArgP, with amino-acid sequence MNAVQLTFLQHRKLRCMLRLHRDHLETLLAAVDHGTLDAAARALSITPSAVSQRIKAMEQQLGRVLLQRTTPVAPTADGEVVLRHARQARLLDDETERALGGGGTDAEGVPSIPLAVNADTLATWFLDALALVRADTEVVFDLHRADQDRTAELLRAGTVMAAVTAEADPVQGCSSVPLGVDRYRAVASPAFVARYLGGADTERRMTARLDRVPLVDYDRDDDLQQGYLRRVLGHAPQGPRHFVPTSADFARAVVLGFGWGLLPEAQCTAGLRDGSLVELTPGRRADVALWWQRWNLASPLLERVTDAVRSTVRERLHQPA; translated from the coding sequence GTGAATGCAGTCCAGCTCACGTTCCTGCAGCACCGTAAGCTGCGCTGCATGCTCCGGCTGCACCGCGACCACCTCGAGACCCTGCTCGCCGCCGTCGACCACGGCACGCTCGACGCCGCGGCGCGTGCCCTGTCGATCACGCCGTCCGCGGTGTCGCAGCGCATCAAGGCGATGGAGCAGCAGCTCGGCCGGGTCCTGCTCCAGCGGACCACGCCCGTCGCGCCGACCGCCGACGGCGAGGTCGTCCTCCGGCACGCGCGGCAGGCCCGACTCCTCGACGACGAGACGGAGCGGGCGCTCGGCGGTGGCGGCACCGACGCCGAGGGGGTCCCGTCGATCCCGCTCGCCGTGAACGCGGACACCCTCGCGACGTGGTTCCTCGACGCGCTCGCCCTGGTCCGGGCCGACACCGAGGTCGTGTTCGACCTGCACCGCGCCGACCAGGACCGGACGGCGGAGCTCCTCCGTGCCGGCACCGTCATGGCGGCGGTCACGGCCGAGGCGGACCCGGTGCAGGGCTGTTCCTCGGTCCCGCTCGGCGTCGACCGGTACCGGGCCGTGGCCTCCCCGGCGTTCGTCGCCCGCTACCTCGGGGGTGCGGACACCGAACGCCGCATGACGGCACGGCTCGACCGGGTGCCGCTCGTCGACTACGACCGCGACGACGACTTGCAGCAGGGGTACCTGCGACGGGTGCTCGGCCACGCGCCGCAGGGTCCGCGGCACTTCGTCCCGACCTCGGCGGACTTCGCGCGTGCGGTCGTGCTCGGCTTCGGCTGGGGGCTGCTGCCCGAGGCCCAGTGCACCGCGGGCCTGCGGGACGGCTCGCTCGTGGAGCTGACCCCCGGACGCCGCGCCGACGTCGCCCTGTGGTGGCAGCGGTGGAACCTGGCGTCGCCGCTGCTCGAGCGCGTGACGGACGCCGTGCGCTCGACGGTCCGCGAGCGCCTGCACCAGCCCGCCTGA
- a CDS encoding TetR/AcrR family transcriptional regulator, translated as MRADARRNLDALVDAAREVFAEHGVDAPAKVIADRAGVGVGTLYRHFPLRSDLVVAVFRQAVEDCADAAGTLSAEHAPDEALALWLRRFTGFVATKRGLAAALQSGDPAFEGLHPYFIDRLGGALTGLLDAASAAGSIRNDLDATQLLRAVADLCHGAPTTEQSQHLVGLLVDGLRWRATA; from the coding sequence GTGCGCGCCGACGCCCGCCGCAATCTCGACGCCCTCGTCGACGCCGCTCGCGAGGTCTTCGCCGAACACGGTGTCGACGCCCCGGCGAAGGTGATCGCGGACCGGGCCGGGGTCGGGGTGGGCACGCTCTACCGGCACTTCCCGTTGCGGTCCGACCTGGTCGTCGCGGTCTTCCGGCAGGCCGTCGAGGACTGCGCGGACGCCGCCGGGACGCTCAGCGCGGAGCACGCACCGGACGAGGCGCTCGCGCTGTGGCTCCGTCGGTTCACGGGGTTCGTCGCGACGAAGCGGGGGCTCGCCGCCGCGCTGCAGTCGGGCGACCCGGCGTTCGAGGGGCTGCACCCCTACTTCATCGATCGCCTCGGCGGCGCGCTGACCGGGCTCCTCGACGCCGCGTCGGCCGCCGGGTCCATCCGCAACGACCTCGACGCCACCCAGCTCCTCCGTGCGGTCGCAGACCTGTGCCACGGAGCGCCCACGACCGAACAGAGCCAGCACCTCGTCGGGCTGCTCGTCGACGGGCTGCGCTGGCGGGCGACCGCCTGA
- a CDS encoding alpha/beta hydrolase, with protein MIDADLVQWTRPAEERAGTPLLVMLHGVGSNERDLLGLAPALPLAWTTASLRAPMSWGPGFSWYPLGTPGSPAPGPVDAAAEEVLAWIDGVAAAHPRIGLLGFSQGGSMALQLLRARPTGFAFAVSLSGFVVPVTDARDDAVAAVRPRVFLGHGDADPVIPAEATARTQAWAAAHADVTDRTYPGLPHAVSAAELADVAGFVDAA; from the coding sequence GTGATCGATGCAGACCTCGTGCAGTGGACCCGGCCGGCCGAGGAGCGTGCGGGGACGCCGCTGCTCGTGATGCTGCACGGGGTGGGGTCGAACGAGCGCGACCTGCTCGGCCTGGCACCCGCGCTGCCCCTTGCCTGGACGACGGCATCGCTCCGCGCGCCGATGTCCTGGGGGCCGGGGTTCTCCTGGTACCCGCTCGGCACACCGGGCTCCCCAGCGCCGGGTCCCGTGGACGCCGCAGCCGAGGAGGTCCTGGCCTGGATCGACGGCGTCGCCGCCGCCCACCCGCGCATCGGGTTGCTCGGGTTCTCACAGGGGGGATCGATGGCGCTGCAGCTGCTGCGGGCCCGTCCGACGGGGTTCGCGTTCGCGGTGTCGCTGTCCGGCTTCGTCGTGCCCGTGACGGACGCCCGTGACGACGCCGTGGCCGCCGTCCGCCCGCGGGTGTTCCTCGGGCACGGGGACGCCGACCCGGTGATCCCCGCCGAGGCGACCGCACGGACGCAGGCATGGGCGGCGGCGCACGCCGACGTGACGGACCGGACGTACCCGGGCCTGCCGCACGCGGTCTCGGCGGCCGAGCTCGCCGACGTGGCCGGGTTCGTCGACGCCGCCTGA
- a CDS encoding CsbD family protein, translating into MAGSEENHTGEKLVGKVKEGLGNLTGNDKLKAEGQTDQAKASAKQGVDDVKDAAHGVADSLRNDKH; encoded by the coding sequence ATGGCTGGCAGCGAAGAGAACCACACCGGCGAGAAGCTCGTCGGCAAGGTCAAGGAGGGTCTCGGCAACCTGACCGGCAACGACAAGCTGAAGGCCGAGGGTCAGACCGACCAGGCCAAGGCGTCGGCCAAGCAGGGCGTCGACGACGTCAAGGACGCGGCGCACGGCGTCGCGGACAGCCTCCGCAACGACAAGCACTGA
- a CDS encoding aldo/keto reductase, producing MQYRTLGRTGVQVSPLALGAMMLGTDGRIGNGDERDSIRIVHRALDAGINLIDTADRYSQGGSEVLLGKALAGRRDDVVLATKFNGPMGDDPNRRGNSRRWITRAVEDSLRRLQTDHIDLYQAHRPDDTVDLEETLSALTDLVRSGKVRMIGSSDFPASMQVEAQWTSERRGLERFRTEQPTYSILNRGIEREVLPVAQRYGMGTLVWSPLAGGMLTGRFRRGQETDLARVGMFRHDQDERRIDAVEQVVALSEDTGIPMTHLALAFAIAHPGVTSALIGPRSSEQLDDLLAAADVVLSDEVLDRIDAIVPPGTDVRRLDQQYEPPALLRPELRRRPLGERPAAV from the coding sequence GTGCAGTACCGCACCCTCGGCAGGACCGGTGTCCAGGTGAGCCCGCTCGCCCTCGGGGCCATGATGCTCGGCACCGACGGCCGGATCGGCAACGGCGACGAACGGGACTCGATCCGCATCGTCCACCGTGCACTCGACGCCGGCATCAACCTCATCGACACCGCCGACCGCTACTCCCAGGGCGGATCCGAGGTCCTCCTCGGCAAGGCGCTCGCCGGCAGACGCGACGACGTGGTCCTCGCCACCAAGTTCAACGGCCCGATGGGCGACGACCCGAACCGTCGTGGCAACTCCCGTCGCTGGATCACCCGCGCGGTCGAGGACTCGCTCCGCCGCCTGCAGACCGACCACATCGACCTGTACCAGGCGCACCGGCCCGACGACACGGTCGACCTCGAGGAGACGCTGTCCGCCCTCACCGACCTCGTGCGGAGCGGCAAGGTCCGGATGATCGGCAGCTCGGACTTCCCGGCGTCGATGCAGGTCGAGGCGCAGTGGACCTCGGAACGTCGCGGCCTCGAGCGCTTCCGCACCGAACAGCCCACCTACTCGATCCTCAACCGCGGCATCGAGCGCGAGGTCCTGCCGGTCGCCCAGCGGTACGGCATGGGCACGCTCGTCTGGAGCCCGCTCGCGGGTGGGATGCTCACGGGCCGGTTCCGTCGTGGACAGGAGACCGACCTCGCTCGCGTCGGCATGTTCCGCCACGACCAGGACGAGCGGCGGATCGACGCGGTCGAGCAGGTCGTCGCACTCTCCGAGGACACCGGCATCCCGATGACCCACCTCGCCCTGGCGTTCGCGATCGCCCACCCGGGGGTGACCAGCGCCCTCATCGGACCGCGGTCGTCTGAACAGCTCGACGACCTGCTCGCCGCGGCCGACGTGGTCCTGTCCGACGAGGTGCTCGACCGCATCGACGCGATCGTCCCGCCCGGCACCGACGTCCGTCGGCTCGACCAGCAGTACGAGCCGCCGGCGCTCCTCCGGCCGGAACTGCGCCGCCGACCCCTCGGGGAGCGTCCCGCCGCCGTCTGA
- a CDS encoding ATP-dependent helicase produces MTDVLERFSPATAEWFRGAFAAPTAAQAGAWDAVSTGQHALVVAPTGSGKTLASFLWSIDRLISATDRPPAKQRTRVLYVSPLKALGVDVERNLRSPLVGITQTARRLGTEPPEVTVGVRSGDTPSSDRQRLLRQPPDILITTPESLYLMLTSAARETLVNVDTVIVDEVHAVASSKRGAHLAVSLERLDDLLDKPVQRIGLSATVRPAEEVARFLGGRAPVTIIAPPAQKTFDLRVVVPVDDMTELGAPPVGADATESPTNGSIWPHVEERVVDLVEEHRSTIVFANSRRLAERLTARLNEIHEERVLAARDDREPATVGAVGTAGTVGPVTQSPGRASAHAPVAQPKRPPAQVIGQSGQTDGGGSDPAVPVLARAHHGSVSKDQRAIIEDDLKSGRLRCVVATSSLELGIDMGEVDLVVQVEAPPSVASGLQRVGRAGHQVGEISRGVLFPKHRADLVNSAVTVERMVSGQIESISVPANPLDVLAQHTVAAGAIDTVDVEHWFDLVRRSAPFSSLPRSAFEATLDLVTGRYPSDEFAELRPRLVWDRVHGTLTGRPGAQRLAVTSGGTIPDRGMFGVFMVGEKASRVGELDEEMVYESRVGDVFALGATSWRIEEITHDRVIVSPAFGQPGRVPFWKGDGIGRPAELGRATGAFVREVDGASDEDARARVAAGGLDERAVTNLLTFLRDQREATGHVPNDTTLLVERFRDELGDWRLILHSPYGMQVHAPWALAVGARLRERHGIDGDAMAADDGIVVRIPETDAEPPGADLFVFERDDLEALVTDEVGGSALFAARFRECAARALLLPRRNPGQRSPLWQQRQRASQLLDVARKYPSFPIVLETVREVLQDVYDVPALLGISDQIAERSIRLVERETEQPSPFARSILFGYVAAFMYEGDSPLAERRAAALSLDSTLLGELLGRAELRELLDPTVIDTVERDLQRLSPDRRARDAEGVVDVLRLVGSLDVAEVTARSWLADEADQQAAVATVQTTLEALERDRRVLSFSQAGTTRWSVIEDASRLRDAIGVPLPIGVPTAFVEPVADPLGDLVGRYARSHGPFSLPDAAARLGLGVAVVQDTLRRLVADRRVVEGEFRPDRQGAEWCDAEVLRRIRTKSLAALRHEVEPVSPDTLARFLPAWQHVHTPGTRGGLRGVDGVLQVIDQLAGVALPASAWETLVLPSRVTDYSTSMLDELTATGEVLWSGGGTLPGNDGWIRLHLADTAGTTLAEPAGDETTELQRDVLGALAGGGAYFFRQLGQAVGSTDDQALTTALWDLVWAGQITNDTFAPLRAMLGGRAKSTSAPRTRAYRGRRRPTLPSQSGPPSVGGRWSLLPLAESDATVRAAATAEQLLERYGVVTRGAVQVEGVRGGFAGVYRVLSRFEESGRARRGYFVEGLGAAQFATGPTVDRMRTYARDLDDEARPDRDHDRSALTLAATDPANPYGAALPWPSDDAPAPQDDADQAVAGGGAAGTSPSTSSSGTAARAVTGSSAGGTTGGRGHRPGRKAGALVTTVDGRLAVYVERGGKSVLTFTDDPADLAAAAASIAAVVRSGLKKLAVERVDGDFVLETPLGSALREAGFTATPQGLRLRV; encoded by the coding sequence ATGACGGACGTCCTCGAGCGCTTCTCCCCCGCCACCGCCGAGTGGTTCCGCGGCGCGTTCGCGGCACCGACCGCCGCACAGGCCGGCGCGTGGGACGCCGTCTCCACCGGGCAGCACGCCCTGGTGGTCGCCCCGACCGGCTCCGGCAAGACCCTGGCGTCGTTCCTGTGGTCGATCGACCGGCTCATCAGTGCCACCGACCGGCCCCCTGCCAAGCAGCGCACGCGCGTGCTCTACGTCTCCCCGCTGAAGGCGCTCGGCGTCGACGTCGAGCGGAACCTCCGCAGCCCGCTCGTCGGCATCACGCAGACCGCCCGCCGGCTCGGGACGGAGCCGCCCGAGGTCACGGTCGGCGTCCGCAGCGGCGACACCCCCTCGTCCGACCGGCAGCGCCTGCTCCGGCAGCCGCCGGACATCCTCATCACGACGCCCGAGTCGCTGTACCTCATGCTGACCTCGGCGGCGCGGGAGACCCTGGTGAACGTCGACACCGTCATCGTGGACGAGGTGCACGCGGTCGCGTCGTCGAAGCGCGGGGCGCACCTCGCCGTGTCGCTCGAGCGGCTCGACGACCTGCTCGACAAGCCGGTGCAGCGCATCGGGCTGTCCGCGACGGTGCGTCCGGCGGAGGAGGTCGCCCGGTTCCTCGGCGGCCGTGCGCCGGTCACGATCATCGCCCCGCCCGCGCAGAAGACGTTCGACCTGCGGGTCGTCGTGCCCGTCGACGACATGACCGAGCTCGGCGCTCCCCCGGTCGGGGCCGACGCCACCGAGTCGCCGACCAACGGCTCGATCTGGCCGCACGTCGAGGAACGCGTGGTCGACCTCGTCGAGGAGCACCGGTCGACCATCGTGTTCGCGAACTCGCGGCGCCTGGCCGAACGCCTGACCGCCCGGCTCAACGAGATCCACGAGGAACGGGTCCTCGCGGCGCGGGACGACCGCGAACCGGCGACCGTCGGGGCTGTCGGTACCGCCGGGACCGTGGGCCCGGTGACGCAGTCGCCCGGTCGTGCGTCCGCGCACGCCCCGGTCGCGCAGCCGAAGCGGCCGCCGGCGCAGGTGATCGGGCAGTCCGGGCAGACGGACGGCGGTGGCTCCGACCCCGCGGTCCCCGTGCTGGCCCGCGCGCACCACGGTTCGGTGTCCAAGGACCAGCGCGCGATCATCGAGGACGACCTGAAGTCCGGGCGGCTGCGCTGCGTCGTCGCGACGAGCTCGCTCGAACTCGGCATCGACATGGGCGAGGTCGACCTGGTCGTCCAGGTCGAGGCGCCACCCTCGGTCGCGAGCGGTCTGCAGCGCGTCGGGCGTGCGGGACACCAGGTGGGCGAGATCTCGCGGGGCGTGCTGTTCCCGAAGCACCGCGCCGACCTCGTCAACAGCGCGGTGACCGTCGAGCGGATGGTGTCCGGGCAGATCGAGTCGATCTCGGTGCCCGCGAACCCGCTCGACGTGCTCGCCCAGCACACGGTGGCGGCGGGGGCGATCGACACGGTCGACGTCGAGCACTGGTTCGACCTCGTGCGGCGCAGTGCCCCGTTCAGTTCACTGCCGCGCTCCGCGTTCGAGGCGACGCTCGACCTCGTCACCGGGCGGTACCCGAGCGACGAGTTCGCCGAGCTGCGCCCCCGCTTGGTGTGGGACCGCGTGCACGGCACCCTGACCGGTCGCCCCGGCGCACAGCGGCTCGCGGTGACCAGCGGCGGGACGATCCCCGACCGTGGCATGTTCGGCGTCTTCATGGTCGGCGAGAAGGCATCGCGCGTCGGTGAGCTCGACGAGGAGATGGTCTACGAGTCCCGCGTCGGCGACGTGTTCGCCCTCGGGGCGACGAGCTGGCGCATCGAGGAGATCACGCACGACCGCGTCATCGTCAGCCCCGCGTTCGGGCAACCGGGTCGCGTGCCGTTCTGGAAGGGCGACGGCATCGGCCGGCCCGCCGAACTCGGCCGCGCCACCGGGGCCTTCGTGCGCGAGGTCGACGGCGCCTCCGACGAGGACGCCCGCGCCAGGGTCGCCGCTGGCGGACTCGACGAGCGCGCCGTGACGAACCTGCTGACCTTCCTGCGCGACCAGCGCGAGGCGACCGGGCACGTGCCGAACGACACGACGCTGCTCGTCGAGCGGTTCCGCGACGAGCTCGGTGACTGGCGGCTCATCCTGCACTCGCCGTACGGCATGCAGGTGCACGCGCCGTGGGCCCTGGCGGTCGGCGCGCGACTCCGCGAGCGGCACGGCATCGACGGCGACGCGATGGCGGCCGACGACGGCATCGTCGTGCGCATCCCCGAGACCGACGCCGAACCCCCTGGTGCCGACCTGTTCGTGTTCGAGCGCGACGACCTCGAGGCACTCGTGACCGACGAGGTGGGCGGCTCGGCGCTGTTCGCCGCCCGGTTCCGCGAGTGCGCGGCGCGGGCGCTCCTGCTCCCGCGCCGGAACCCGGGGCAGCGGTCCCCGCTCTGGCAGCAACGGCAGCGGGCGTCGCAGCTGCTCGACGTCGCCCGGAAGTACCCGTCGTTCCCGATCGTGCTCGAGACCGTGCGCGAGGTGCTGCAGGACGTGTACGACGTGCCGGCGCTGCTCGGCATCTCCGACCAGATCGCCGAACGGAGCATCCGGCTGGTCGAGCGCGAGACCGAGCAGCCGTCGCCGTTCGCCCGGTCGATCCTGTTCGGCTACGTCGCGGCCTTCATGTACGAGGGCGACTCCCCGCTGGCCGAACGCCGAGCGGCGGCGCTGTCACTCGACTCGACGCTGCTCGGCGAGCTGCTCGGTCGGGCGGAGCTCCGCGAGCTCCTCGACCCGACCGTCATCGACACGGTCGAGCGCGACCTGCAGCGGCTGTCGCCCGACCGCCGCGCGCGGGACGCCGAGGGCGTCGTCGACGTGCTCCGCCTGGTCGGGTCGCTCGACGTCGCCGAGGTGACGGCGCGCAGCTGGCTCGCCGACGAGGCCGACCAGCAGGCCGCGGTCGCGACGGTGCAGACGACCCTCGAGGCCCTGGAGCGCGACCGCCGCGTGCTCTCGTTCAGCCAGGCCGGCACGACGCGGTGGTCGGTCATCGAGGACGCGTCACGCCTCCGGGACGCCATCGGGGTCCCGCTGCCGATCGGCGTCCCCACCGCGTTCGTCGAACCCGTGGCCGACCCGCTCGGCGACCTCGTCGGCCGGTACGCCCGGTCGCACGGGCCGTTCTCGCTGCCCGACGCCGCCGCCCGACTCGGGCTCGGGGTCGCCGTCGTGCAGGACACCCTGCGCCGCCTGGTCGCCGACCGACGCGTCGTCGAGGGTGAGTTCCGTCCCGACCGCCAGGGCGCCGAGTGGTGCGACGCCGAGGTCCTCCGACGCATCCGCACGAAGTCACTCGCGGCACTCCGGCACGAGGTCGAACCGGTCTCCCCGGACACCCTGGCGCGGTTCCTGCCGGCGTGGCAGCACGTGCACACGCCGGGCACCCGTGGCGGGCTGCGCGGGGTCGACGGCGTGCTCCAGGTCATCGACCAGCTCGCCGGGGTCGCCCTGCCGGCCAGCGCGTGGGAGACGCTCGTGCTGCCGTCCCGCGTCACCGACTACTCGACGAGCATGCTCGACGAGCTCACGGCCACGGGCGAGGTGCTGTGGTCCGGCGGCGGCACCCTGCCCGGCAACGACGGCTGGATCCGCCTGCACCTCGCCGACACCGCCGGGACGACCCTCGCCGAACCGGCCGGCGACGAGACGACCGAGCTCCAGCGCGACGTGCTCGGTGCGCTCGCGGGCGGTGGCGCGTACTTCTTCCGGCAGCTCGGCCAGGCCGTCGGCAGCACCGACGACCAGGCCCTGACCACGGCCCTCTGGGACCTCGTCTGGGCCGGCCAGATCACGAACGACACCTTCGCACCGCTCCGGGCGATGCTCGGCGGTCGTGCGAAGAGCACGAGTGCCCCGCGGACCCGCGCCTACCGGGGTCGCCGCCGCCCGACGCTGCCGTCGCAGTCCGGGCCGCCCTCGGTCGGCGGTCGCTGGTCGTTGCTCCCGCTCGCCGAGTCCGACGCCACCGTGCGCGCCGCGGCGACGGCCGAGCAGCTGCTCGAGCGCTACGGCGTCGTGACCCGGGGAGCCGTGCAGGTCGAGGGCGTGCGCGGCGGGTTCGCGGGCGTCTACCGGGTGCTGAGCCGCTTCGAGGAGTCCGGTCGTGCACGGCGCGGGTACTTCGTCGAGGGACTCGGCGCCGCACAGTTCGCGACGGGACCGACGGTCGACCGGATGCGGACGTACGCCCGCGACCTCGACGACGAGGCCCGCCCGGACCGCGACCACGACCGCAGCGCGCTCACCCTCGCCGCGACCGACCCCGCGAACCCGTACGGTGCGGCGTTGCCGTGGCCCTCCGACGACGCCCCGGCGCCGCAGGACGACGCCGACCAGGCCGTCGCCGGTGGTGGGGCGGCTGGCACCTCGCCGAGCACGTCGTCCTCCGGCACGGCTGCGCGCGCGGTGACCGGCTCCTCCGCCGGCGGGACCACCGGCGGGCGCGGACACCGGCCGGGGCGCAAGGCGGGCGCGCTCGTCACGACCGTCGACGGGCGGCTCGCCGTCTACGTCGAGCGCGGCGGGAAGTCGGTGCTGACCTTCACGGACGACCCGGCCGACCTCGCCGCGGCCGCCGCGTCGATCGCCGCCGTGGTGCGCTCCGGGCTGAAGAAGCTCGCGGTCGAGCGGGTGGACGGGGACTTCGTGCTCGAGACCCCCCTCGGGTCGGCGCTGCGCGAGGCGGGGTTCACGGCGACCCCGCAGGGACTGCGGCTCCGTGTCTGA
- a CDS encoding PadR family transcriptional regulator, whose translation MNHTHGRRDERGSGPRGPRFGGARQHHGHGFPGRDRGDHDHGGRGGFGPGGRGLPGFGPGFPGFGPGGGPGRERRRRGDVRLAILGLLAEGPQNGYAVIKTIAERTDGAWKPSPGSVYPTLQQLVDEDLVVATGDGRKTLFELTDAGRAEAEAKADEIAAAFASAPGMPDTQREFVEAFRKVTGVLHVYRTSATDEQTKAATAEVDQLRRDLLQILAD comes from the coding sequence ATGAACCACACGCACGGCCGACGCGACGAGCGCGGTTCCGGCCCCCGCGGCCCCCGCTTCGGCGGTGCACGGCAGCACCACGGCCACGGCTTCCCCGGCCGGGACCGCGGTGACCACGACCACGGCGGACGCGGCGGCTTCGGCCCCGGCGGACGCGGCCTCCCGGGCTTCGGTCCCGGCTTCCCCGGCTTCGGGCCCGGCGGTGGCCCCGGCCGCGAACGCCGCCGCCGCGGCGACGTCCGCCTGGCGATCCTCGGCCTCCTCGCCGAGGGGCCGCAGAACGGCTACGCCGTGATCAAGACGATCGCCGAGCGCACCGACGGCGCCTGGAAGCCGAGCCCCGGCTCGGTCTACCCGACGCTGCAGCAGCTCGTCGACGAGGACCTCGTCGTCGCCACCGGCGACGGTCGCAAGACGCTCTTCGAGCTCACCGACGCGGGCCGGGCCGAGGCCGAGGCGAAGGCGGACGAGATCGCCGCGGCGTTCGCGTCCGCACCCGGCATGCCCGACACGCAGCGCGAGTTCGTCGAGGCGTTCCGGAAGGTGACGGGCGTGCTGCACGTCTACCGGACGAGCGCGACCGACGAGCAGACGAAGGCGGCGACCGCCGAGGTCGACCAGCTCCGCCGGGACCTGCTCCAGATCCTCGCCGACTAG